A genomic stretch from Meriones unguiculatus strain TT.TT164.6M chromosome 15, Bangor_MerUng_6.1, whole genome shotgun sequence includes:
- the LOC110552784 gene encoding PC-esterase domain-containing protein 1B-like, giving the protein MPHLRAREVQQLLHNKFVVVLGDSIQRAVYKDLVLLLQKDCLLSSSQLKSKGELSFEQDVLLEGGRWGGLHNGTHYREVRQFCSGRHLVRFYFLTRAYSPYVEDILQQLHWGDHTPDLVVINSCLWDLSRYGNDFFRSYRKDLERLFQRLDQVLPTSCLLVWNTTMPVAEVVSGGFLRPNAPACPSRLREDVVVANFYSSAEAMRRGFDVLDLHFHFRHAGQHRLRDGVHWDERAHRHLSQLLLAHVADAWGVILPARNPVGRWIRDVPAERQPDWSGRRQPRDYHQCERHEPPVPRHPPSPRYHHHSPQRSSSYPQYLPSLREDRVTPSTSFRHRDYPRHRHGYSRDTTSSDREHRPGPIRRVREASSYPSRHHSEAYGSHRRHSYRHT; this is encoded by the coding sequence ATGCCCCACCTCCGCGCCCGCGAAGTCCAGCAGCTCCTGCACAACAAGTTCGTCGTCGTCTTGGGGGACTCCATCCAGCGCGCCGTGTACAAGGACCTGGTGCTCCTGCTCCAGAAGGACTGCCTGCTGTCTTCCAGTCAGCTCAAGAGCAAGGGCGAGCTGAGCTTCGAACAGGACGTGCTGCTGGAGGGCGGCAGGTGGGGCGGCTTGCACAACGGCACCCACTACCGCGAGGTCCGCCAGTTCTGCTCCGGACGCCACCTGGTTCGCTTCTACTTCCTCACGCGCGCCTACTCGCCCTACGTCGAGGACATCCTCCAGCAGCTGCACTGGGGCGACCACACCCCCGACTTGGTGGTCATCAACTCGTGCCTCTGGGACCTGTCCAGGTACGGGAACGATTTCTTCCGGAGCTACcgaaaagacctggagaggctgTTCCAGCGCCTGGATCAGGTGCTGCccacctcctgcctcctggtGTGGAATACCACCATGCCCGTAGCCGAGGTTGTGTCCGGGGGTTTCCTGCGGCCTAATGCCCCGGCCTGCCCCTCACGCCTACGTGAAGACGTGGTGGTAGCCAACTTCTACAGCTCAGCAGAGGCGATGAGGCGTGGCTTCGATGTGCTGGATCTCCACTTCCACTTCCGCCATGCAGGCCAGCATCGGCTGAGGGATGGCGTGCACTGGGATGAGCGCGCGCACCGCCACCTCTCACAGCTGCTACTGGCACACGTGGCAGACGCCTGGGGTGTGATCCTTCCAGCACGCAACCCCGTGGGCAGGTGGATCAGGGATGTTCCTGCTGAGAGACAGCCAGACTGGTCAGGCAGAAGACAGCCTCGGGACTACCACCAATGTGAGCGGCATGAACCCCCTGTGCCCAGGCACCCTCCCTCTCCCAGGTACCACCACCACAGCCCTCAGAGATCTTCCTCCTACCCTCAATACCTGCCCAGCCTCAGAGAGGACCGTGTGACCCCCTCTACATCCTTCAGGCACAGAGATTACCCGAGGCACAGGCATGGATATTCCAGGGATACCACATCATCTGATCGCGAGCATAGGCCGGGCCCCATCCGCAGGGTAAGGGAGGCTTCCTCTTACCCTTCCAGGCACCACAGTGAGGCATACGGATCCCACAGAAGGCACAGTTATAGGCACACCTAA